Proteins found in one Synechococcus sp. LA31 genomic segment:
- a CDS encoding TMEM165/GDT1 family protein: MQLPLLASTFATVFLAELGDKTQLAIVTISGTSSRSGAVFAGSSAALVLASLLGAGAGGSLSAVIPPDALQLAASVGFLVIGTRLLLKAGGDAPEAADEPRGGA, translated from the coding sequence ATGCAGCTCCCCTTGCTGGCTTCCACGTTCGCCACCGTGTTTCTGGCGGAACTGGGCGATAAGACCCAGCTTGCAATCGTGACGATCAGCGGCACATCCAGCCGCAGCGGTGCTGTGTTTGCCGGTAGCTCGGCCGCGCTTGTGCTCGCCAGCCTGCTGGGGGCCGGAGCAGGCGGATCGCTGTCAGCGGTGATCCCACCCGATGCCCTGCAGCTGGCCGCATCGGTGGGCTTCCTGGTGATCGGAACGCGCCTGCTGCTGAAGGCGGGAGGTGATGCCCCTGAAGCCGCCGATGAACCCAGGGGCGGGGCCTGA
- a CDS encoding YkgJ family cysteine cluster protein codes for MSDQLHWRCISGCGSCCRLDPGERNEALEALSAEQQQQYLEMVGPDGWCIHYDTGSSSCRIYDDRPFFCRVNNLAGLFGVADEEANDFAIACCRQQIRCEHGGRGMVMKRFEQAIRQPAP; via the coding sequence ATGAGCGATCAACTGCACTGGCGTTGCATCAGCGGCTGCGGATCGTGCTGCCGGCTCGACCCGGGCGAGCGGAATGAAGCACTGGAAGCCCTCAGCGCAGAGCAACAGCAGCAGTATCTAGAGATGGTGGGGCCTGACGGCTGGTGCATCCATTACGACACCGGCTCCAGCAGCTGCCGCATCTACGACGACCGCCCCTTCTTTTGCCGGGTCAACAATCTTGCCGGCTTGTTTGGGGTCGCAGACGAGGAGGCGAACGACTTCGCCATCGCCTGCTGCCGCCAGCAGATCCGCTGTGAGCACGGCGGTCGTGGCATGGTGATGAAGCGCTTCGAACAGGCGATCCGCCAGCCGGCTCCCTGA
- a CDS encoding DUF2996 domain-containing protein encodes MTDSAQPAQAKPAKPPALEEKPFADFVPNLLIPAIAKEIEVYGGPACSIRFEQGPMPVVGSDCWMVIGELPGARRFWLCFTSDAITSPKTVALAEAGAEPSLLESFLIDEKKMTLALLVSRLVQRLNGQKWLGAN; translated from the coding sequence GTGACCGATTCCGCCCAGCCCGCCCAGGCCAAACCGGCCAAACCTCCAGCACTAGAAGAGAAGCCCTTCGCCGACTTTGTGCCCAACCTGCTGATCCCGGCGATCGCCAAGGAGATCGAGGTCTATGGCGGACCCGCCTGCAGCATCCGCTTTGAGCAGGGACCGATGCCCGTGGTGGGCAGCGACTGCTGGATGGTGATCGGTGAACTCCCTGGTGCACGCCGCTTCTGGCTGTGCTTCACCAGTGACGCGATCACCTCGCCAAAGACCGTCGCCCTGGCCGAGGCAGGAGCCGAGCCCAGCCTGCTGGAATCATTCCTGATCGATGAGAAGAAGATGACGCTGGCGCTGCTGGTGTCGCGCCTGGTGCAACGGCTTAACGGCCAAAAGTGGCTCGGTGCCAACTAA
- a CDS encoding TldD/PmbA family protein produces MIATAPPDTGRLDHRWTTALEDLLACGRGAGADLVEVFLERTDHLGVLAEQDTITSVTPAFGMGAGIRVFRGHRDGFVSTNDLSPTGLRRALEQALGMLGLEPSLHATSGFDGLPTLRDFAATKSDWLQRCPELQEATARLLEGTDQLQRQGSHLQARRGSYARDWQEVLVAASDGTFGRDIRLHQSVGLNVLAADGEHRAGVGRRYGTSDQPDDLRRWDATSSAAEVCGSAGTMLYADYVEAGQMPAVLANRFGGVIFHEACGHLLETTQVERGTTPFAERVGESIAHEAVTAIDEGLTGGAFGSLSMDDEGMEAQRTVLIQNGVLQRFISDRAGELRTGHSRTGSGRRQSHTFAAASRMRNTYIDAGPHTPEQLIASVEKGLYCKSMGGGSVGPTGQFNFAVEEAYLIENGQLTKPVKGATLIGEAKEVMPRISMCANDLELAAGFCGSVSGSIFVTVGQPHIKVDSITVGGR; encoded by the coding sequence GTGATCGCTACCGCTCCGCCTGACACCGGCCGCCTCGACCATCGCTGGACTACGGCCCTGGAGGATCTGCTGGCCTGCGGTCGTGGAGCCGGCGCCGATCTGGTGGAGGTGTTCTTGGAGCGCACAGACCATCTCGGCGTACTGGCCGAGCAGGACACGATCACGAGCGTGACACCGGCCTTCGGCATGGGTGCCGGCATTCGGGTGTTCCGTGGACACCGCGACGGGTTTGTCAGCACCAACGACCTCAGCCCCACCGGGTTGCGCCGGGCACTGGAGCAAGCCCTTGGCATGCTCGGACTTGAGCCCAGCCTGCACGCAACCAGTGGCTTTGATGGCTTGCCAACCCTCCGGGATTTCGCCGCCACCAAGAGCGACTGGCTGCAGCGCTGCCCAGAGTTGCAGGAGGCGACCGCCCGTCTGCTGGAAGGCACAGATCAATTGCAGCGCCAGGGCAGCCATCTACAGGCGCGTCGGGGCAGCTATGCCCGTGACTGGCAGGAAGTGCTGGTGGCTGCCAGCGATGGCACCTTCGGCCGCGACATCCGCCTGCACCAGTCGGTGGGATTAAACGTGCTCGCGGCTGACGGGGAACACAGGGCCGGCGTAGGACGCCGCTATGGCACCTCCGATCAGCCCGATGATTTGCGCCGCTGGGATGCCACCTCCTCCGCTGCCGAAGTGTGCGGTAGCGCGGGCACAATGCTCTACGCCGACTACGTGGAAGCCGGCCAGATGCCTGCCGTGCTGGCCAACCGCTTCGGCGGCGTGATCTTCCACGAGGCCTGCGGACACCTGCTGGAAACCACCCAGGTGGAGCGCGGCACCACCCCGTTCGCTGAACGTGTGGGCGAATCCATCGCCCATGAAGCGGTGACCGCCATCGACGAGGGGCTCACCGGCGGCGCCTTCGGCTCTCTCTCGATGGACGACGAGGGGATGGAAGCCCAGCGCACGGTATTGATCCAAAACGGCGTACTGCAACGCTTTATTAGCGACCGCGCCGGCGAACTCCGCACCGGCCACAGCCGCACCGGCAGCGGCCGCCGCCAAAGCCACACCTTTGCGGCCGCCAGCCGCATGCGCAACACCTACATCGATGCAGGGCCGCACACACCGGAGCAGCTGATTGCCTCGGTAGAGAAGGGGCTCTATTGCAAGTCGATGGGTGGCGGCAGCGTGGGCCCCACTGGCCAGTTCAACTTCGCGGTTGAGGAGGCTTACCTGATCGAAAACGGGCAGCTCACGAAGCCCGTGAAAGGTGCCACCTTGATTGGCGAGGCGAAAGAAGTGATGCCGCGCATCTCCATGTGCGCCAATGACCTCGAACTCGCTGCGGGCTTCTGCGGATCCGTGAGCGGCAGCATTTTCGTGACTGTGGGCCAACCTCACATCAAGGTGGATTCGATCACCGTGGGAGGCCGTTGA
- a CDS encoding flavin prenyltransferase UbiX: MNSSAANGPVVLAVSGASAQPLAQRAVQLLLQAGEQVELVVSRGAIGVWQAELGVRVPSEPEAQEVFWRERTECSNGSLRCHRWNDQATGIASGSYRTRGMVILPCSMGAVGRIASGVATDLLERCADVHLKEGRPLVICPRETPWNLVHLRNLTALAEAGARIAPPVPAWYHQPSSIEEMVDFLVIRVFDCLGYDLGNLKRWSGPIQP; this comes from the coding sequence TTGAACTCCAGCGCGGCAAACGGACCAGTGGTTCTGGCCGTATCAGGCGCCAGTGCCCAGCCACTGGCTCAACGGGCCGTGCAACTGCTGCTGCAGGCTGGTGAGCAGGTGGAGCTGGTCGTCAGCCGCGGGGCGATCGGCGTGTGGCAGGCAGAACTGGGCGTGCGCGTCCCGAGCGAACCCGAGGCACAGGAAGTGTTCTGGAGGGAGCGCACAGAGTGCAGCAACGGCAGCCTGCGTTGTCACCGCTGGAACGATCAGGCCACGGGCATCGCCAGTGGCAGCTACCGCACCCGCGGCATGGTGATCCTGCCCTGCTCGATGGGGGCGGTGGGTCGGATCGCTTCAGGGGTGGCCACAGATCTACTGGAGCGCTGCGCTGATGTGCACCTCAAAGAAGGGCGCCCCCTGGTGATCTGCCCGCGGGAAACTCCTTGGAATCTGGTGCACCTACGCAATCTCACGGCCCTTGCGGAAGCCGGCGCCCGCATCGCACCACCCGTGCCGGCCTGGTATCACCAACCCAGCAGCATCGAAGAGATGGTGGATTTTCTGGTGATCCGGGTGTTCGATTGCCTGGGTTATGACCTGGGCAATCTGAAGCGCTGGAGCGGTCCGATCCAGCCCTGA
- a CDS encoding ribonuclease R family protein, with protein MNFTVANLIDQLPAQEQLSLSTLEKALGLGSPSEQQQLRIALTALVRVGVLQETDQGISRVEDEDLIEARLRCSSKGFCFALREDGGEDIYIRDNQLNHAWNGDRVLVRITREGGRRRSPEGGVQCILERNTTSLLAQVEQHNERLLAVPLDDRLLTNIELPSTDSQYLKPADEAVVEVRVDRYPVGQLPSQGHVARSLAVNAGPEADLDLLITKHGLRERPAAPRATLKSPESKDREDLTALPTFLLQPWSSADAPILPAVSLESSETGHKLWVHAPAVAERLGFAGALDLHLRDQAEALCLGRKWIPLLPANLTKAAAFKAGSAEAALSVVLELSPEGDLQHYRFCRSTIKPDGLVDAKALTALAERKPKARTTPAALKALKDQLPLLEQLIALAEVLRQKRLASGSIDLDLAMPAIEGLGDLAVPEPDESRQGWLVQLDPATEPAGLLRELVLPAHRALGRHLCALELPAIYAVNPAPEAEALNDVAKAALALEIPLELSADGNATAQELAQAFAGSDRCRVLQQQLRDPLKPVSFSAEAGANALAGETTALAPWCCPGLHYADLWNQHVLSLLLSEGKDRPSVRHKTRVDIAGDSSHGLIDWPLLPPSQIQPLEEGRSIALLHRLNGRCRFTADLQADALAMAQARQAEPLVGQTLTGVISGVQSYGFFVEVPPSQVEGLVHVSSLKDDWYEYRSRQNRLVGRKNRRSYMLGDAVEVTIQKVDVLRHQIDLAVVLPEGYEEYTPDGAEQDGPDESGDGELNGGEE; from the coding sequence ATGAATTTCACGGTCGCCAACCTGATCGACCAGCTCCCCGCTCAGGAGCAGCTCAGCCTCAGCACCCTTGAAAAGGCCCTGGGGCTGGGCAGCCCAAGCGAGCAGCAACAACTGCGCATTGCCCTGACGGCCCTGGTGCGGGTGGGCGTGCTTCAGGAAACGGATCAAGGCATCAGCCGCGTTGAGGATGAAGACCTAATCGAGGCTCGCCTGCGCTGCAGCAGCAAGGGCTTCTGCTTCGCCCTGCGTGAAGACGGCGGCGAAGACATCTACATCCGGGACAATCAGCTCAACCACGCCTGGAACGGCGATCGCGTGCTCGTGCGCATTACCCGCGAGGGCGGCCGCCGCCGCTCCCCCGAAGGTGGTGTGCAGTGCATCCTCGAACGCAACACCACCAGCCTGCTGGCCCAGGTGGAGCAGCACAACGAACGCCTGCTAGCGGTGCCCCTCGACGACCGCCTGCTCACGAACATCGAGCTTCCTTCCACCGACAGCCAATACCTCAAACCGGCCGATGAAGCCGTGGTGGAGGTGAGGGTTGACCGCTACCCGGTGGGTCAGCTCCCCTCCCAGGGCCATGTAGCCCGCAGCCTGGCGGTGAACGCCGGCCCCGAAGCGGATCTCGATCTGCTGATCACCAAGCATGGCCTACGCGAACGTCCTGCGGCCCCGAGAGCCACGCTCAAGAGCCCGGAGAGCAAAGACCGTGAGGATCTCACGGCCCTGCCAACCTTTCTGCTGCAGCCTTGGAGCAGCGCCGATGCCCCAATCCTGCCGGCTGTTTCTCTGGAAAGCAGCGAAACCGGTCACAAGCTTTGGGTGCATGCACCGGCCGTGGCGGAGCGCCTCGGTTTCGCTGGCGCCCTCGATCTGCATCTTCGCGATCAAGCAGAAGCCCTCTGCCTGGGCCGCAAATGGATTCCCTTGCTGCCAGCCAATCTCACCAAAGCCGCCGCATTTAAGGCAGGCAGCGCCGAAGCCGCCCTGTCTGTGGTGTTGGAGCTCAGCCCTGAGGGCGATCTCCAGCACTATCGCTTCTGCCGAAGCACGATTAAGCCCGATGGGCTGGTAGATGCCAAGGCACTCACGGCCCTGGCAGAACGCAAACCCAAGGCCCGCACGACCCCAGCGGCCCTGAAAGCCCTCAAAGACCAGTTGCCGCTGCTCGAGCAGTTGATTGCCCTGGCTGAGGTGTTGCGCCAGAAACGCCTGGCCAGCGGTTCGATTGATCTCGACCTGGCCATGCCAGCCATCGAAGGGCTGGGCGATCTGGCCGTGCCAGAGCCAGATGAAAGCCGCCAGGGCTGGCTGGTTCAGTTGGATCCGGCAACGGAACCAGCGGGCCTGCTGCGTGAGCTGGTGCTTCCGGCCCACCGGGCCCTCGGCCGCCACCTCTGCGCCCTCGAGCTGCCGGCCATCTATGCCGTGAATCCCGCCCCAGAGGCCGAAGCCCTCAATGATGTGGCCAAGGCAGCTCTTGCCCTCGAGATCCCCCTAGAGCTCTCGGCCGACGGCAATGCCACGGCCCAGGAACTCGCCCAGGCCTTTGCCGGCAGCGATCGCTGCCGCGTGCTCCAGCAACAACTGCGGGATCCCCTCAAGCCCGTGAGCTTCAGCGCTGAAGCCGGTGCCAACGCCCTAGCCGGTGAAACCACAGCCTTGGCGCCCTGGTGTTGCCCAGGCCTGCACTATGCCGACCTCTGGAACCAGCACGTGCTGTCGCTGCTCCTCAGCGAAGGCAAAGACAGACCCTCCGTTCGCCACAAGACACGCGTCGACATCGCTGGTGATAGCAGCCATGGCCTGATCGACTGGCCACTGCTGCCTCCCAGCCAGATCCAACCCCTGGAGGAAGGCCGAAGCATTGCCCTGCTGCATCGCCTCAACGGCCGCTGCCGCTTCACCGCCGACCTTCAGGCTGATGCACTGGCGATGGCCCAGGCCCGTCAAGCCGAGCCGCTGGTGGGCCAAACCCTCACCGGTGTGATCAGCGGTGTGCAGAGCTATGGCTTCTTCGTGGAGGTACCGCCCTCCCAAGTGGAGGGGCTTGTGCATGTGAGCTCCCTCAAAGACGACTGGTACGAGTACCGATCGCGTCAGAACCGCCTGGTGGGCCGTAAAAATCGCCGCAGCTACATGCTCGGTGATGCTGTGGAGGTCACCATCCAGAAGGTGGATGTGCTGCGCCACCAGATCGATCTAGCCGTGGTGCTGCCGGAGGGCTACGAGGAATACACCCCTGATGGCGCCGAGCAGGACGGACCAGATGAATCTGGGGATGGCGAGCTGAACGGCGGCGAGGAATGA
- a CDS encoding diguanylate cyclase domain-containing protein, translating to MARLAWVSLNVGTTPSPQIQGMELSSFRGLQPLLDQPQLFDVVVLDGPAEAMGEAALHLRSDRRYHLEIVYISRPGDTWCAALTDGEIPGDGTAIESAWQQWHERKLLFNRGQTPEQLDHTLLCWLWLRPGSTIKQVRAPGDRHIYRYPLVDAIASDQGLSSYGWLQQKRQENLLDAADLIDRIRQCTACSSSRLNYVDVCPECHSIDIVRQPSLHCFVCGHVAPQQDFLKGDALVCPNCLSQLRHIGSDYDRPMENYRCRSCAAFFVDADVDVHCIDCCKVNRPDELRVREIHSFKLSEAGALACRQGLKNNGDMNSYFRQLKLMDRGAFIEALNWQMAIAKRYGKAGNTDAISSLLGVRIENIQQVFAAVGEARASAMLEGLLERLQQIIRDTDRCTRGREDTLWLLLPHTPANGLDRVRERLVEGLKTINSDGRAELNLRFVGCVFPEQIQNEEDGALILARLAGDLS from the coding sequence ATGGCACGTCTGGCATGGGTCAGCCTGAATGTGGGGACGACACCATCCCCGCAAATCCAGGGGATGGAGCTGAGCTCGTTTAGAGGGCTGCAGCCGCTGCTGGACCAGCCGCAGCTGTTTGATGTGGTTGTGCTGGATGGCCCGGCAGAAGCAATGGGAGAAGCGGCGCTGCACTTGCGCAGCGATCGCCGCTACCACTTGGAGATCGTCTACATCTCGCGGCCGGGCGACACCTGGTGCGCTGCACTCACCGATGGCGAAATACCCGGAGACGGAACTGCAATCGAATCCGCCTGGCAGCAATGGCACGAACGCAAGCTTCTATTCAACCGAGGACAGACACCAGAACAACTCGATCACACCCTGCTCTGCTGGCTGTGGCTGAGACCTGGCAGCACGATCAAGCAAGTCCGGGCACCGGGCGATCGCCACATCTATCGCTACCCCCTTGTGGACGCGATCGCGAGCGATCAAGGCCTCAGCAGCTACGGCTGGCTGCAACAGAAACGCCAGGAGAATCTGCTTGATGCTGCTGATCTAATCGACCGGATCCGCCAGTGCACCGCCTGCAGCTCAAGCCGGTTGAACTACGTGGATGTATGCCCCGAGTGCCACAGCATCGACATCGTGCGTCAGCCATCGCTCCATTGCTTTGTCTGCGGGCATGTGGCACCCCAGCAAGACTTCCTCAAAGGCGATGCACTGGTGTGCCCAAACTGTCTGAGTCAGCTACGCCATATCGGCAGTGATTACGACAGGCCGATGGAGAACTATCGCTGCCGCAGCTGCGCTGCTTTCTTTGTGGATGCGGATGTAGATGTCCACTGCATCGACTGCTGCAAGGTGAACCGCCCTGATGAGCTGCGGGTGCGCGAGATCCACAGCTTCAAGCTCAGTGAAGCCGGTGCACTCGCATGCCGGCAGGGCCTCAAAAACAACGGCGATATGAATAGCTACTTCCGGCAGCTGAAACTGATGGATAGGGGTGCTTTCATCGAAGCACTGAACTGGCAGATGGCCATTGCCAAGCGATATGGAAAGGCCGGCAACACCGATGCCATCAGCTCGCTGCTCGGTGTACGGATCGAAAACATCCAACAGGTCTTCGCCGCTGTCGGGGAAGCGCGTGCCAGCGCCATGCTCGAGGGCCTACTGGAGCGACTGCAGCAGATCATTCGCGACACCGACCGCTGTACGCGAGGCCGGGAGGATACCCTTTGGCTTTTGCTCCCACATACGCCAGCCAACGGGTTAGATCGCGTGCGGGAACGTCTGGTTGAAGGGCTAAAAACAATCAATTCAGACGGTAGAGCCGAGCTCAACCTCCGTTTTGTCGGCTGTGTGTTTCCGGAGCAGATCCAAAACGAGGAGGATGGGGCGCTCATCTTGGCGCGACTGGCAGGAGATCTGAGCTGA
- a CDS encoding TMEM165/GDT1 family protein, whose product MADPSEIPQADIATDQTTAPTSTAATDNDSPSNGKAGSFGAVFLTTFTTVFLAELGDKTQLAALLLSAESGRPVLVFVGASLALISSSLVGVLLGRWLSRVLPPQQLERLAGILMIGLGLWLGRQAAMSMFPLT is encoded by the coding sequence ATGGCCGACCCCAGCGAGATTCCCCAGGCCGACATCGCCACAGATCAGACCACTGCCCCAACCTCCACAGCGGCCACCGACAACGACAGCCCCTCCAACGGCAAAGCGGGCAGTTTCGGAGCGGTGTTCCTCACCACCTTCACCACGGTGTTCCTGGCGGAACTGGGGGACAAAACGCAGCTGGCAGCCCTGCTGCTGTCAGCGGAATCAGGCAGGCCAGTCCTGGTGTTCGTGGGCGCCTCCCTAGCCCTGATCAGCTCCAGCCTGGTGGGGGTGCTGCTGGGCCGCTGGCTCTCGCGGGTCCTGCCTCCGCAGCAACTGGAGCGTCTGGCCGGAATCCTGATGATCGGCTTAGGTCTCTGGTTGGGCCGGCAAGCGGCCATGAGCATGTTCCCTCTCACGTGA
- the acsF gene encoding magnesium-protoporphyrin IX monomethyl ester (oxidative) cyclase has translation MVPPAVATPNAATAIGTPEAPAIKDPVKDTILTPRFYTTDFEAMAAMDLSPNEAELEAICEEFRKDYNRHHFVRNEEFEGAADKLDPDTRRVFVEFLEQSCTSEFSGFLLYKELSRRIKQKNPLLAECFAHMARDEARHAGFLNKSMSDFGLQLDLGFLTASKAYTYFKPEYIFYATYLSEKIGYWRYIAIFRHLQKNPDSKIFPIFNFFENWCQDENRHGDFFDALMKAQPKSVTGLKARLWCRFFLLAVFATMYVRDVARKEFYEALGLDAREYDKYVIAKTNETSARVFPVVLNVDHPKFYEGLEQLVRNNAKLAAADEDNAIAPVKLLRKLPYWIANGAEMAKLFFMSPIRSEQFQPAVR, from the coding sequence ATGGTGCCTCCAGCCGTTGCCACACCCAACGCCGCAACTGCCATCGGCACACCCGAAGCCCCGGCGATCAAAGATCCGGTCAAGGACACGATCCTGACGCCGCGCTTCTACACAACAGATTTCGAGGCCATGGCGGCCATGGACCTCAGCCCCAACGAGGCTGAGCTCGAAGCCATCTGCGAGGAATTCCGCAAGGACTACAACCGCCATCACTTTGTGCGCAACGAAGAGTTCGAAGGCGCCGCCGACAAGCTCGACCCCGACACCCGCCGGGTGTTCGTGGAGTTTCTTGAGCAGAGCTGCACCTCCGAGTTCTCCGGCTTCCTCCTCTACAAAGAACTAAGCCGCCGGATCAAGCAAAAGAACCCGTTGTTGGCCGAGTGCTTTGCCCACATGGCACGGGATGAAGCACGTCATGCCGGCTTCTTGAACAAGTCGATGAGCGATTTCGGCCTCCAGCTGGATCTCGGCTTCCTCACTGCCAGCAAGGCTTACACCTACTTCAAACCTGAATACATCTTCTACGCCACCTACCTGAGCGAAAAGATTGGCTATTGGCGCTACATCGCTATTTTCCGCCATCTCCAGAAGAACCCTGACAGCAAGATCTTCCCGATCTTCAACTTCTTCGAAAACTGGTGCCAAGACGAGAATCGTCATGGTGATTTCTTTGATGCCCTGATGAAGGCACAACCCAAGAGCGTGACAGGCCTCAAGGCCCGCCTCTGGTGCCGCTTCTTCCTGCTTGCGGTGTTCGCCACCATGTACGTGCGTGACGTGGCCCGTAAGGAGTTTTACGAAGCCCTTGGCCTCGACGCCCGCGAATACGATAAGTATGTCATCGCGAAGACCAACGAAACATCAGCCCGTGTGTTCCCGGTGGTTCTCAACGTGGACCATCCCAAGTTCTATGAGGGCCTCGAGCAACTGGTTCGCAACAACGCCAAGCTCGCCGCTGCCGATGAGGACAACGCCATCGCACCGGTGAAGCTGCTGCGCAAGCTGCCCTACTGGATTGCCAATGGCGCCGAGATGGCCAAGCTCTTCTTCATGAGCCCGATTCGCAGCGAGCAGTTCCAGCCTGCTGTGCGCTGA
- a CDS encoding TldD/PmbA family protein, translating to MANNTNGNNGLNANALRASLEQIAAANGIRRWDLGAACSTDISVQVDRGEAKQMKGAQRSSITVRVWNDEGLVGVTSTSDLTATGLERALSGAKEASAFGNPDDIPAFSPLATAPLAELDQPIHPPQGILRLLETLKEAESDLLSRHAAISTVPYNGLAERNSERLYLNSDGACRQQQLSTASLYLYARAEQTGRKPRSAGAVRLAYGANDLDIGGCISEAAERTISHLNYEPINTGRYTCVFSPEAFLDLVGAFSNLFNARAVLDGVSLSNRNSIGETVAVPFLDIHDNGLHPANIGASAFDGEGTPTKRLALLEGGVLRHFLHSEATARAFGVAPTGHAGLGAKVSVGPDWFEIGATPGSGGGQSGLDRFKAAEPIVWIDSLSALHAGVKASQGSFSLPFDGWLIQNGEPRSIEAATVAGDIRQVLKAIIGFEGDAKVTPDGLCPMVWVEGLSITGEA from the coding sequence ATGGCGAACAACACCAACGGCAACAACGGTCTTAACGCGAACGCGCTGCGCGCCAGCCTCGAGCAGATCGCAGCAGCCAACGGCATCCGCCGTTGGGACTTGGGAGCCGCTTGCTCAACCGACATCTCTGTGCAGGTGGACCGCGGTGAGGCCAAACAGATGAAAGGTGCGCAACGCAGCTCCATCACCGTGCGCGTGTGGAATGACGAAGGCCTAGTGGGTGTGACCAGCACCTCCGACCTCACCGCCACAGGACTCGAGCGGGCCCTCAGCGGCGCCAAGGAAGCCAGCGCCTTCGGCAACCCTGACGACATCCCCGCATTCTCACCGCTGGCCACAGCCCCCCTCGCGGAGCTGGACCAACCCATCCATCCTCCCCAGGGAATCCTGCGGCTACTCGAGACGCTCAAGGAAGCTGAAAGCGATCTGCTCAGTCGCCATGCTGCGATCAGCACTGTGCCCTACAACGGACTTGCTGAGCGCAACAGCGAGCGGCTCTACCTCAACAGTGATGGTGCCTGCCGCCAGCAACAACTGAGCACAGCCAGCCTCTATCTCTACGCCCGAGCTGAGCAAACCGGCCGCAAACCCCGCAGTGCCGGAGCTGTGCGCCTGGCCTATGGAGCCAACGATCTCGACATCGGCGGCTGCATTAGCGAAGCGGCCGAGCGAACCATCAGCCACCTCAACTACGAACCGATCAACACTGGGCGATACACCTGCGTGTTCAGCCCTGAGGCGTTTCTTGATCTGGTGGGGGCCTTCAGCAACCTGTTCAACGCCCGGGCGGTTCTCGATGGCGTCAGCCTGAGCAACCGCAACTCCATCGGTGAAACGGTGGCTGTGCCCTTCCTCGACATTCACGACAACGGTCTGCACCCAGCCAACATCGGCGCCTCGGCCTTTGATGGCGAAGGCACCCCCACCAAGCGTCTGGCACTGCTAGAGGGCGGTGTGCTCCGTCATTTCCTCCATTCCGAAGCCACTGCCCGAGCCTTCGGCGTTGCGCCCACTGGGCATGCGGGTCTCGGGGCGAAGGTGTCGGTCGGACCGGACTGGTTTGAGATCGGCGCCACGCCAGGAAGCGGGGGCGGCCAGAGCGGTCTGGATCGCTTCAAGGCTGCCGAGCCGATCGTGTGGATCGACTCCCTTTCAGCGCTGCATGCCGGCGTGAAGGCCAGCCAAGGATCGTTCTCACTGCCTTTTGATGGTTGGTTGATCCAAAACGGCGAGCCCCGCTCGATTGAAGCCGCCACCGTTGCAGGAGACATCCGCCAGGTGCTTAAGGCGATCATTGGCTTCGAAGGCGACGCCAAAGTGACGCCCGACGGGCTCTGCCCGATGGTTTGGGTGGAGGGCCTCTCCATCACCGGCGAGGCGTAA